In Flavobacterium cerinum, one genomic interval encodes:
- the cysD gene encoding sulfate adenylyltransferase subunit CysD has translation MSNTKEYLKQLEDEAIYILRETAAQFEKPALLFSGGKDSIVLVHLALKAFRPGKFPFPLVHIDTGHNFPEAIAFRDYLANTIGEKLIVGSVEESIRKYNLKETPGRFPSRNALQTYTLLDTIQEYEFDACIGGARRDEEKARAKERIFSVRDDFGQWDPKLQRPELWDILNGKIQKGHNVRVFPISNWTELDVWQYIQQQNIELPGLYFAHDRECIVHQDKLVATSEFIQPLPTDTVVVEKVRYRTVGDMTCTAAVPSEASTIQDIIDDIIRTRISERGQTRLDDQLSEAAMEDRKKQGYF, from the coding sequence ATGAGCAATACAAAAGAATATTTAAAACAGTTGGAAGACGAAGCGATTTACATTCTTCGTGAAACGGCTGCACAATTTGAAAAACCGGCGCTCTTGTTTTCCGGAGGGAAAGACTCGATTGTTTTGGTACATCTGGCGCTGAAAGCCTTTCGTCCGGGGAAATTTCCTTTTCCGTTAGTACATATTGATACCGGTCATAATTTTCCGGAAGCGATTGCTTTTCGGGATTACCTGGCCAATACGATCGGAGAAAAACTGATTGTCGGATCGGTAGAAGAGAGCATCCGTAAATACAATCTGAAAGAAACACCGGGGCGATTCCCGTCCCGAAATGCATTGCAAACCTATACATTACTGGATACAATTCAGGAATATGAATTTGATGCCTGTATTGGTGGCGCCCGACGTGATGAAGAAAAAGCAAGGGCTAAAGAACGGATTTTTTCTGTGCGGGATGATTTCGGTCAGTGGGATCCCAAATTACAACGGCCGGAATTATGGGATATCCTAAACGGAAAAATACAAAAGGGACATAATGTTCGGGTTTTTCCGATCAGTAATTGGACCGAATTAGATGTATGGCAGTATATCCAACAACAGAATATCGAATTACCGGGACTTTATTTTGCCCACGATAGGGAATGTATTGTCCATCAGGATAAACTGGTTGCCACATCTGAATTTATTCAGCCTTTGCCAACCGATACTGTGGTTGTGGAAAAAGTGCGCTATCGAACGGTCGGTGATATGACTTGTACGGCTGCTGTTCCTTCGGAAGCATCAACCATTCAGGATATTATTGATGATATTATCCGAACACGAATTAGTGAAAGAGGACAAACCCGTCTGGACGATCAACTATCGGAAGCGGCAATGGAAGACCGAAAAAAACAAGGCTATTTCTAA
- the cysK gene encoding cysteine synthase A, with translation MKANNILETIGNTPVVRLQKLFGERNNVWIKLEKNNPGNSIKDRIALAMIEDAEQKGILKPGSVIIEPTSGNTGIGLALVGAVKGYRVILVMPESMSVERRKLMEIYGAEFELTPREKGMKGAIEKANELVTQIPNAWSPQQFDNPANVAIHEKTTAQELINDFPDGVDYLITGVGTGGHITGVGKVLKAKFPQLKVIAVEPELSPVLSGGEPGPHPLQGIGAGFVPSVLQSELLDEIIQVSKDEAFDFARKVAKEEGILVGISTGASLAAVARKIQQIPEGATIVTFNYDTGERYLSIEGLY, from the coding sequence ATGAAAGCAAATAACATATTAGAAACAATAGGAAATACACCGGTAGTCCGACTTCAAAAACTTTTCGGTGAACGGAATAACGTTTGGATTAAACTCGAAAAAAATAATCCGGGGAACAGTATTAAAGACCGTATCGCTTTGGCGATGATTGAAGATGCCGAACAAAAAGGAATTTTAAAACCGGGAAGTGTCATTATCGAACCTACTTCCGGAAATACCGGAATCGGATTGGCTTTGGTTGGAGCGGTGAAAGGATATCGTGTTATTCTGGTCATGCCTGAATCAATGAGTGTAGAACGACGAAAACTGATGGAAATCTACGGCGCTGAATTTGAACTGACACCACGTGAAAAAGGAATGAAAGGAGCAATTGAAAAAGCAAATGAACTGGTTACGCAAATTCCGAATGCCTGGTCACCGCAACAATTTGATAATCCGGCTAACGTAGCAATTCACGAAAAAACAACAGCTCAGGAGTTGATCAATGATTTTCCTGACGGAGTAGATTATCTGATTACCGGAGTGGGTACAGGAGGTCATATTACCGGAGTGGGTAAAGTTTTAAAAGCAAAATTCCCGCAACTTAAAGTGATTGCCGTTGAACCGGAATTATCACCCGTATTAAGCGGCGGAGAACCGGGACCGCATCCGTTACAGGGAATCGGTGCCGGATTTGTTCCGTCTGTATTACAATCGGAATTACTGGATGAAATTATTCAGGTTAGTAAAGACGAAGCCTTTGATTTTGCCCGTAAAGTAGCTAAAGAAGAAGGAATTCTGGTTGGGATTTCAACAGGAGCTTCATTAGCCGCGGTTGCACGTAAAATTCAGCAAATCCCGGAAGGAGCTACAATTGTAACCTTTAATTACGATACGGGAGAACGTTACCTGTCAATTGAAGGATTGTATTAA
- a CDS encoding sulfate adenylyltransferase subunit 1 has product MNTLKFITAGNVDDGKSTLIGRLLYDSDSIHTDQLGILQKQTKQDNVEIDLSLITDGLRAEREQGITIDVAYKYFATSKRKFIIADAPGHEQYTRNMITGASNSDLIIILVDARKGITTQTKRHASVGSLMGIKKAIIAVNKIDLVDYSEAVFNTIKTDFEGIRSELTYDEIAYIPVSALVGDNIVTRSENTPWFEGDALLSTLEHIEIPTRENLEARFQVQWVIRPKDEENHDYRGYAGQVLSGNYAAGDVVVILPSGIETKITKIEKHQETIDNTKAGDNVVIHLADNIDISRGDTIVKKSALPLTSNDLRAWICWLDNTPLQIGKTYLLQHRFKTVRVKIQTVDRKWDVNQWEFDTTSELKINDIGQISLRSSQPLFFDSFIANSRNGSAILIDETTFNTVGAVMFLP; this is encoded by the coding sequence ATGAACACATTAAAATTTATAACAGCCGGAAATGTAGACGACGGTAAAAGTACATTAATCGGGCGCTTACTATATGATTCAGACAGTATTCACACGGATCAGCTGGGAATCTTGCAAAAGCAAACGAAACAGGATAATGTCGAAATCGATTTATCACTGATAACAGATGGACTTCGTGCGGAAAGGGAACAAGGAATCACGATAGATGTCGCTTATAAGTATTTTGCGACTTCCAAAAGAAAATTCATTATCGCCGATGCACCCGGACACGAACAGTACACCCGGAATATGATTACCGGCGCTTCCAACTCCGATCTGATTATTATTCTGGTCGATGCCCGAAAAGGGATTACTACGCAAACGAAACGACATGCAAGTGTGGGATCGTTAATGGGAATTAAAAAAGCAATAATTGCCGTTAATAAAATTGATTTGGTCGACTATTCCGAAGCGGTTTTTAATACAATAAAGACCGATTTTGAAGGCATCCGTTCGGAACTAACATACGATGAAATTGCCTATATCCCGGTTAGTGCGCTTGTGGGTGATAATATTGTAACCCGATCGGAAAATACACCGTGGTTTGAAGGCGATGCTTTATTAAGTACTTTGGAACATATCGAAATTCCGACCCGTGAAAATCTTGAAGCGCGGTTTCAGGTACAATGGGTTATCCGACCAAAGGATGAAGAAAATCACGATTACCGCGGTTATGCCGGACAAGTGTTAAGCGGAAATTATGCCGCCGGTGATGTTGTCGTAATTCTGCCTTCCGGAATAGAAACCAAAATCACAAAAATTGAAAAACATCAGGAAACAATTGACAATACGAAGGCTGGTGATAATGTAGTCATTCATTTGGCTGATAATATTGACATCAGCCGCGGTGATACAATCGTTAAAAAATCGGCATTGCCATTGACTTCAAATGATTTAAGAGCCTGGATTTGCTGGTTGGATAACACACCGTTACAAATCGGAAAAACCTATCTGTTACAACATCGTTTTAAAACAGTACGGGTAAAAATTCAAACGGTAGATCGGAAATGGGATGTTAATCAATGGGAATTTGATACGACCAGTGAATTGAAAATAAATGATATCGGACAGATTTCATTGCGTTCGAGTCAGCCATTGTTCTTCGATTCTTTTATTGCGAATTCCAGAAACGGAAGTGCCATCCTGATCGATGAAACTACTTTTAATACAGTTGGAGCAGTCATGTTTTTACCCTAA
- the epsC gene encoding serine O-acetyltransferase EpsC, producing the protein MEHPIYTINKRENSNRIPDKIKTGIWIEALFNWLFAIDTTLDDYNAFLKKEKELQSELAEIIRSVLKGEETKAVVNSFFESLESVHRQLNADLDTIFNFDPAAKSRNEVLAAYPGFFAIAVYRLAHQLWKSNVPVIPRLISEYIHGKTGIDIHPGAIIGSRFFIDHGTGVVIGETTIIGNDVKIYQGVTLGALNVSKDKAEQKRHPTIGNNVIIYANATILGGNTIIGDDAIIGGNVWITQSIPEKSLVYHKSEIVIKSQASFPEPINFVI; encoded by the coding sequence ATGGAACATCCGATCTATACAATAAATAAAAGGGAGAATAGCAATAGAATCCCCGATAAAATAAAAACCGGAATATGGATAGAAGCTCTTTTTAACTGGCTTTTTGCGATCGATACCACTTTAGATGATTACAACGCCTTTTTAAAAAAAGAAAAGGAATTACAATCTGAACTGGCAGAAATTATCCGAAGCGTTCTTAAAGGGGAAGAAACGAAAGCCGTTGTTAATAGTTTCTTTGAATCGTTGGAATCCGTTCACCGTCAGTTAAATGCCGACCTTGATACGATTTTTAATTTCGATCCGGCAGCAAAATCAAGAAATGAGGTGCTGGCAGCCTATCCCGGTTTTTTTGCAATAGCAGTGTACCGTTTGGCACATCAGCTATGGAAAAGTAACGTACCGGTAATTCCACGGTTAATTTCAGAATATATACATGGAAAAACCGGTATTGATATTCATCCCGGAGCGATAATCGGTTCGCGCTTTTTTATCGATCACGGAACCGGTGTTGTAATTGGTGAAACAACGATAATCGGAAACGATGTTAAAATCTATCAGGGCGTTACACTGGGCGCACTGAATGTCAGTAAGGATAAAGCCGAACAAAAACGCCATCCGACTATCGGTAATAATGTAATTATTTATGCCAATGCAACCATTTTGGGCGGAAATACGATTATTGGTGATGATGCTATAATCGGAGGAAATGTATGGATAACCCAATCGATACCGGAAAAATCACTTGTCTATCACAAAAGTGAAATTGTAATTAAAAGCCAGGCTTCTTTTCCGGAGCCAATCAATTTTGTCATATAA
- a CDS encoding phosphoadenylyl-sulfate reductase yields MKETIINTLKKGGNIRENLKLLSENTTGKIVFSTSFGIEDQLITESVFTQDLDNIEVFTLDTGRLFPETYATWDKTLLQYGKKIKTYYPYQDHLETFVEERGINAFYESPELRKECCHIRKVEPLQRALKDADVWITGLRAEHSPNRNSLEIVQWDEQYQLYKYNPLLHWTTEEVKTYVQQNGIPYNVLHDRGFVSIGCAPCTRAIQEGDDFRAGRWWWEETSKKECGLHR; encoded by the coding sequence ATGAAAGAAACAATAATCAATACGCTGAAAAAGGGAGGAAATATTCGGGAAAACCTGAAGCTTTTATCGGAAAATACAACCGGTAAAATAGTGTTTTCGACCAGTTTCGGTATAGAAGATCAGCTGATTACGGAATCGGTTTTCACACAGGATCTGGATAATATTGAAGTTTTTACATTGGATACCGGACGTTTATTTCCGGAAACCTACGCCACATGGGATAAGACATTATTGCAGTATGGCAAAAAGATAAAAACCTATTATCCCTATCAGGATCATCTGGAAACATTTGTTGAAGAAAGAGGAATTAATGCTTTTTATGAAAGTCCCGAACTCCGAAAAGAATGTTGTCATATCCGAAAAGTAGAACCGCTGCAAAGAGCATTAAAAGACGCCGATGTTTGGATTACAGGTCTCAGAGCAGAACATTCACCTAATCGAAACAGTCTTGAAATAGTGCAATGGGACGAACAATACCAGTTATATAAATACAATCCGTTACTTCATTGGACAACAGAGGAAGTTAAGACGTATGTGCAACAAAACGGAATACCTTATAATGTTTTGCATGACCGCGGATTTGTAAGTATTGGCTGCGCACCGTGTACAAGAGCAATACAGGAAGGCGATGATTTCCGGGCCGGAAGATGGTGGTGGGAAGAAACCTCCAAAAAAGAATGTGGATTACACCGTTAA